The nucleotide window catatcgtgtctggaggagcccaaacttggtatgtttcgaaaattctttttgtttcaattaaaaaaaaatgcccgaaatgtaatgatgtgatatagttttagaatcgcctcaaaaagccctttcgtatgataccacataccatttttttttctatacaataaaaataatgttttaccactcccccgcagcgaaatatttataaggaactgcgggtcaaaaaatttgttttggcctctagtatgtgtgtgccaaacggctaacctgtacatcgatttgcggtatttttatatgaacgggttagactagtagtctatctcgccgcgagatactgtcgcgccaaacATGTGCTAGACTGCTAGCCCAGCtggttgataaaaaaaaaaaagtaaaataataattcagtaactGTTACCTATTGGTCATCCCAATTACTATGTTATATCGGGCATCcaacaatataaattatacctatacctaacttCATCATTATTTCAAAAGTTCAGCATGATAGCAAGGCTtgaattttatatgtaggtCCATGATTCTATGGAGGCTCTAAGCATAATCTTTAATTGTAAAATGATGTAAGACAATGTGAAtttctttcaaataaatttattttacagtctTAGAAGACTAAATTCGTTAACATTgtgtaataaaatgttatttggaataaaataaactgttttcTTTCAACATGATTTTGTGTTGGGTGAAACTAGCATACCTATACTATTCTAGGAACaaggaaaataaacaaaaatcttgATTAGAAACGTACATGAGCCAAATTTTACCTGGCTGGTGGCTGTAATTTTTGCAgtctatgtacagtcagctgcaaataaaaggtaccccccccccctacatagaagtttgtacacaaatagtattgctgactgtactagcttctgcccggatctttaaatatatgatttaaataaatgtatatgatttccgtgataaaaactatccataccaaattaattttatctaaagctagaggtttagactagtaagaacttgcatgcaattttcattacattgcagtatctgatcaaacttttgaatgcagtttaccttagtagtcggcaatgtaacgtaaattgcatattttccacatgttgaattttataactaaatctagttaaatagatagaaaatgagcaatttatataaataaattggaaattaaaaaatatatgggtttaataaataaatacatcaatTTAATGATTTAAGCATGAGATGAGAAGTAAGAAGAGAGGTAAGCAGACAGTTGAGTTTTAATGGGACTCTATAGTGGTAGCATCAATCATACATAAATAGGCTGCTAAAATCATTACCTTTACCCGGGGTGGGCTCAAGTTAATATATGCCTATCCTATGATAATGTAATTGTTATATCAAACAGTTTTTCTATTAGTATGCTACGTCAAATATTTGATTTGATGACTTGATAATTTAAGGTGCAGTGGGTTCAGCCAGCACTTTTTTGAAATATCATAGTGCTTTTCTAGATCATAATATTATacccaaaaatataaatattgattcAAACATAGGTCTAATATGCACCATTACAAATTTGAAACTATTTTTGAACAAATGCtaatactattaaaataaaaattgcttctaaaaatgcaaACCAATCAATTTGTAAAaacttactaaaaataaaaactaagtaaCAATTGCATTGCCATCAGCTCAGTGCTTGGCGAGTTGCATTTGGAAAAAACCTGAACTACTGGCACCTTAAGTCTTATCAGCTTCATATGAATGGGACAGCATACGGGCCAAATCATTACCATATTATGTTGAACAAAACTATTGCAACCTTGGCACTTAATAGATTAACCTCTCGTGTGCCgggattatttttttcaaatagttTCCTTGTATTTGGATCCGCGTTTCGGCATATGAGGACTTAAGAACCACATGTAAGGTACTGAATttgaattattaatataatcaCAATGAATTTATACAGTAAGCAAAAATATATGgcttttattaagttttaattgAAAATCAAACAGTTATAACCACAAAAACAGTCTGTCGAGTTTATACCTCAGGTTTTAGTTTATACTTTGATGCTTGTTGGAATCGTCTGAAAGAGTGCAACAATTAACACACTACAACTTAATGACTAACCTGAATAActgctaaataaataacactagGGGTCTATCGATTTCTTCTTGCAAATATATTCAGGTATTTCCCTCTTGTCATTTCCTTAGCCTCTTCTAGTCCCAGTTGGTATGCCATGTCATGCAGTTTTTTCACTTCCATTATAAGGCCACTAGTTGAAAGAGCTGCCAGTTCtggaaattgtaaacaaaacataatgttttgatgatgatgaataacaCCACATTAACGATTCAATAAACATAACCAAGAAAACACATGACACTACGATACGTTGTACTTTACTATGGAGCCTAGTTCACGATTTGTAACACTTACGTTGCATTACAACCACGTCTTCTTTTGTGAGTCCTCTGCTCCAAGCGGGAGGTGACTGGTTGGGGTTCTGAAGCGGTGCAAATTCGGACACTCCAGGTACTGCGAAATCATCAGAACAAGGGGACCCATTATCGGCCTGCGATGCATTACCGTTTCCATCACCCATGGTAAAATCACTAAAATTAAAAGTTCAAAAGCAAATCGGTTACAACCGAAATGCCAGAAATCATAATCCGATACTTAATGGAGGACGGAATGACAACATCATGAAAGAAACCAAAATCCCGCgctttttgaaaatttatctGCTTGGGTTATGAcgaataaaacataataaatatctttatagaCTTACTTTGTTCAGGCCATAGCTCTGGTGATGCACGATCAAGCTTTTCTAGGCTCAAAAGGCTTTCCTCTAGGGACGCTAGAGGAATATCGTCGGGTGCTACTTGCCCTAGAACGTAATCAAAACATCACCAACAAAGAACAAAGGTTTAGTACTACGAACACGTAAGTCGTATTGGACAATGATGTATAACAagttacatattacatcatGCAAAATAACGTTAAAATGAGAAAGTTTAGCACGTAATTTGCAATATTATCACCTTCTTGTTCCATTGAAGTCTGTTTCGCGGCCATTTTCCAATTTATGACAACATTAGACCATAGACTAGCTAGACGTTTAAGTCCATGTCAAGACAGTgataaactataattattaagtttaataaatattaataaataacataagcCATTAACATTGATAAAAAATGTAGATTATATCATTTTCCATTAGCCTTCACtacactttaaaataaattgcatattacttaaaaacataaacattgTCTATGGATTTCATTGATttctactatagttggtcaaaccgaattgtcagtaaataacaaaaaaataaactatactcatccctttcttttgtatgctagtactagtgaaagaaaaagatagtatgattctctctgtctatgtttgaaatgagacagtcctttgacaaactatatatatataaaacagtaaatcattttattttaaactgtattataaatgctactgattattattt belongs to Cydia strobilella chromosome 15, ilCydStro3.1, whole genome shotgun sequence and includes:
- the LOC134747746 gene encoding protein lin-52 homolog; the protein is MAAKQTSMEQEGQVAPDDIPLASLEESLLSLEKLDRASPELWPEQIPGVSEFAPLQNPNQSPPAWSRGLTKEDVVVMQQLAALSTSGLIMEVKKLHDMAYQLGLEEAKEMTRGKYLNIFARRNR